The following nucleotide sequence is from Pedobacter sp. PACM 27299.
TGTAGTTTTTAAAGCGGTTGCTGATGTCATCATAGATGTAAAAGCCTTTATCTGAAGAGAAAACCAGGTTGTTTTCGATCTTGAAAATATTGATATTATAGTCGTCTGGTAAACCATTTTTCTCATCATAAGTCCTGGTGGCGATTACCCTGCTCAAGTCAGGGCTCAACGTTAGCTTATATAAACCTTTATAAGCATGACTCACCCAAATATCTCCTTTACTGTCTCGCTCTACATATCTGGATGGTGCATCAAAATTGGCTATCTTGTTGTGGTAGCGCCACAATCCCCTGGCATCTTTCTTGTAAATGACCAGGCCGTTATAGGTTCCCTGAATCAGACAATCCTGTCCATCATCGAGCTTCTTTATGGTCCAGCCCCCATTGGCACTGGATGTTTTCTCTAATTTATTACCGGTTACATTAAAAGTCCCATTGTTATGTCCGCAGATCAACTGACCATCAATGACCGTCAGCTCCCATACCTGTCCCTGAGAATGTGGAATCAGCTTGAAATCAAAAGAATTGAAGGTGTTTTGTGTACCGGATTTCCAGGGACTATAGAACAAACCCTGATTGGTTCCCAGGTATATGGTATTGTTGTAAATCAGACTGGAATAAACGGTTCCAAACTGACCGGTTTTGTCAAAGTAAAAGTATAAGGGAGAGTTTAATTCTACACGGTCTATTCCATTATCGAGCCCTGCCCAGAGGTTCTGATCCTCATCGGCATAAAGACTCAGCACGGTATTGTTTTGCAGACCACTGGATTTGTTGATCTGCTGAACCACATTTCCCTGCTCATCAATAATGATTAATCCGTTTAAGATGGTACCATAAGCATAATACTTATTTAAAACCTTTACCCCATTATTGAGTTGAAAGGTTTTTAGAAAGTTATTGGCAGGTGTATTAAATGGGCTGAAAGTCTGGCCATCATATAAGAATAGACCATCCTTGCTGGTCCCAATGAGCAGTTTGTCCTCCTGATAAGGTAAGATAGACAGTACGTCGGTTGAATTGGCAGGGGTACTGCCTTTTAATGGAATTAGCTGATCGCCTTTCAATTCAAATAAACCACTACTCAATACTTCCACAAAGAATCTTTTTCCCACCTGGTGGAGGAAAAGGAAAGGTTTGGAAGCATTAATGGCTTTTATTTTATTGTTCTCATAAATGTAAATGGTAGAGAAGGACTGAAAGAATACCCTTTTCCCGTCGGAACAGATTTTCCAGATTTCGTCTTTTACCGGATTGGTCTTAGGAACTAGTTTCGTTAAAGAGGTATAGGTTAATTTATCATCTTTATAGGACCAATAACCTAATTCTCCAAAACCACCTGTGTAGATGATTCCAGAAGGATCAGCAAGTACAGACCGTACGATTTGTCGGTTGGGTAATTTGTACTGCTGCCAGTATTTGCCGTCGTAAGTCAGTAAACCCTGTGCATTTCCAAAATAAAGGATGCCATTTTTACCTTTACTAATCGACCAGTTTTGATTGCCGGATAGGTAAAGTGACTTTGGATAATTCTGGACATACGGCACCCCGATACTTTTAATATCGTCTGCTTTAGCAGCAAGGGAAATGAGTGCAAATAAAATATATAATATAAGGTATTTCCCTTGATTGTTCTTCATGAATGCTGATAACTCCTATTTAGAAGCGGTATTTACAAGCTGAGGTACTTTAACGTAATAACCAGTTCCGTCGTATTGACGTTTTCTTGGGTGTGTAGTACAAGCTACAGAACAGCAGCCTTCTAATTCTTCTCCGCAGGCATCACATTGTGTAATGTGTTCATTACATTCTGGATTTGCACAGTTGATCATTTTTGGCGTCACTACTCCGCAGGAGTAACAGGTAGATACGATACTCGGATTTACCGAATTCACGTCCACTGCAATCCTGTTATCGAAAACATAACATTTACCGTCAAAATCTTCTCCACCGGCTTCTTTTCCATATTTGATGATTCCACCATGTAATTGGTATACATCATTGAAACCATGGTGCAGTAGGAGTGCCGATGCTTTTTCGCATTTGATACCGCCTGTGCAGTAGGTCAGGACTTTTTTGTCTTTGTATTTGGCCAGTTCATTGATTTGTTCCGGGAAATCCCTGAAGTTTTCGATGTCTAGTGTAATGGCATTTTTGAATCTGCCTAAATTGTGTTCGTAGTTAGAACGCACATCCAGGATGATCACATCTTCTTCTTTAATCATCTTCTGAAATTCTACTGGCTCCAGGTGTTTTCCTGTACGCTGATTAGGATTGATGATGTTCGGATCTTTTAATCCTGAATGCACAATTTCGTCTTTATAACGGCAGTGCATTTTAATGAAGGAGGGCTCATCGACTTCGTCGATCTTAAACTCTGTTTTGGCAAAACGCTCATCCGCATGAATGGCTGCCATATAAGCTGCTACATTTTCTGTAGTTCCCGAAATAGTACCGTTCAGACCTTCATCAGCCACGATAATACGGCCAACAAGGTTTAAAGATTTACAAAAAGTAAGGTGAGTGGCAGCAAATTGTTCTGCGTTTGCTATAGGACTATAGCAATAATAAAGTATGGTCTGGAATTTTTTCATATCGTCATTGATACTGTTGCATACAGCGTTTAATGTGGCACAAAGTTAAGAAAGATAAACGAGATTGAAAAAGCTAAATCGCAGGGGTTCTGCCCCCATCCACTCTGATACTGGTTCCGGTCACATAGGAAGCTGCAGGAGAAGCGAGGAAGGCGACCACATTGGCGATTTCTTCCGCTTGTCCGAACCTAGCCATTGGAATACTGGAAATCATACTTTTTTGAACGTTTTCCACGCTCGTTTCCTGACTTGCAGCCGTACTTTCAATTAAACTGCCCAGTCTGGCGGTATCTGTTAATCCTGGCAGGATATTGTTGACCGTGATTTGATAAATGCCAACTTCATTGGATAAAGTTTTAGCCCAGGAAGCAACTGCTGCACGGATGGTATTGGAAACGCCAAGGTTTGGCAATGGTGTTTTGATGGAAGTGGAAATGATATTGATGATCCTGCCGTAGCCTAATTTTTTCATTCCCGGAAGGACTGCTGCAGCCAGCAAATGATTGCCAACAAGGTGCTGCTGAAAAGCAGATTCAAAATCTTCAGGACTCGCTTTGGTAATTGGACCTGCTTTGGGACCTCCCGTATTGTTGATTAAAACCGCAACAGGGTGACTAGAGGTAATTTTATGAATGGCATCCGATAACTGCTGCTTTTGAGAAAAATCCGCAATAGCATAGCTGTGCTGCTGCTGTCCATTTTGCGAGAGTTCTGCAACAGCTGCTTTCAATCCATCTTCATTTCTGGCCATGAGGATACAATTGGCGCCTAAACCTGCTAAAACTTTTGCCGTCGCCAATCCAATGCCTTGAGTACTCCCGCAGATTAACGCGTATTTTCCTTTTAATGAAATGTCCATGATGCTATTTTATTTTAAACTTATAGAAAATTTATGAGGTAACAATGTTTTTATCCTGTTGTTGGAGGATTGGAATATTGTTAAGTTTGCCTTCGTCATTATAAATCAGCGGGTGATTTGTGAGACGGAATAAATTTAAACACAAAAAATGACCAAAATTTCTATGAAACCAGTGCTATTGGCGGCAGGCCTTTTATTTAGCGCAGGTAGTGGATTTGCTCAGGATAACCTGGTAAATGCACTAAGCAACAACCACAGTACAGATAGTAAAAATAGCTTTACTTTTACCCCGGTAATCAATGCAGAGGCGACTTTTGTAAAAAACCAACAGTCTTCAGGAACTTGCTGGAGCTACAGTACCAATTCATTCCTGGAATCAGAAATGATTCGTGCGGGTAAAAAACCAGTAGATCTTGCTGATATCTTTACTGCACGTAATGTGTATGTTGAAAAAGGAATCAACTATGTACGTATGCATGGAGCCTTAACTTTAGGAGATGGCGGTGCTTGTCATGATGTGATCAATATGTTTGCTTTATATGGTGCAATGCCGCAATCTGCTTATGACGGTAGAAACTACGGTACAGCGACTAATAAATCTGACGATATGAACAAGCTGACTAAAGCTATTCTTGATAAAGCAGTAAATGCACCTTCAGGAAAGTTTGATCCAACCTGGAAAGCTAAATATATCTCAACGATCGATTCATGTTTAGGTGCTGTTCCAGAGAAATTCACGTTTGAAGGAAAAGAATATACACCTAAAACCTTTGCTAAAGAAGTAGTAGGTATTAATCCAGCTGATTATGTAGAACTTTCTTCTTTCACTACTGCTCCTTACTACACTAAAGCGGTATTAATGGTACCGGACAACTGGTCTTACGATCAGGTTTACAATGTACAGATGGACGACATTACTAAAGTGATCGACAATGCATTGAAAAAAGGATATACAGTTGCATGGGCTACAGACGTAAGTGAAAAAGGCTTTAGCTGGAAAAATGGTGTTGCTTTTGTTCCGGAAAAAGATTTCGAAGATATGTCTAAAGAAGAACGTGCTACGATGTTTAATGGTCCTAAACCAGAGAAAGAAATCACAGTAGAGATGCGTCAGGCAGCTTTCGATAACTACCAGACTACGGATGATCATGGTATGCAGATTACTGGTATCGCTAAAGATCAAAATGGTAAAGAATATTACATCGTGAAAAACTCATGGGGTGTAACGAACGATTATAAAGGGTACTTATACGTGAGCAAGAACTTTGTGAAATACAAAACCACTGCTTTCTTGTTAAACAAAAAAGGTCTTCCTTCAGATATTCGTAAGAAATTAAGTCTTTAATTCTATAAAGATGAATTGAAAGGCGGCTCCATAATCTGGACCGCCTTTTTTATTTTCTGAACATTTACTGAGGTTTGTTGTTGAATTTATATATAAAATGAGATTTATGAAGGTGTTTATAACTAGGGTCATTCCTGAAGAAGGTCGGCAATTATTGGAAGAAGGAGGAATTGAAATCCAGGAGTGGAAGGAGAAAAGGGCATTGACCCGGGAGGAACTGATTGCCTATTGCAAGCAAAGTGATGCCTTGTTGAGTGTGAGTACAAAGCTGGATGCGGCGTTTCTGCAAGCTTGTTCCCATTTGAAAGTAATTGCTTTACACTCGGTAGGCTTTGATCACGTAGCTATAGATACTGCAACCTCTTTAAATATTCCCATAGGAAATACGCCGGGTGTATTGAGTGCTGCAACAGCAGATACCGCCTTTTTATTGATGCTGGCCACTTCCAGAAAGGCATTTTACCTGCATAAAACCATTGAAAGAGGAGAATGGGGATTTTTTGATCCTACGGCCAATCTTGGTATAGAACTCCGGGGAAAGACACTGGGTGTTTTTGGACTGGGGAAAATTGGTTTAGAGATGGCCAGGTGCTGTAAAGCTGCATTCGGTATGAAAATAATCTACCACAACAGATCCCGAAATGAATCCGCAGAACAGGAATTAGGTGCAGAGTGGGTATCGTTCGAAAACTTGCTGCAACAAAGCGATGTCATTACAGTACATACCGCCTTAACCGAGGAAACCGCTGGGAAATTTGACTGGGCTGCATTTAGCCTGATGAAGCCCTCCGCGATCTTTATCAATACCGCAAGAGGGGCGATCCATCAGGAAGAGGATTTACTAAAAGCGCTGGTAGAAAGAAAGATCTGGGGCGCAGGATTGGATGTTACGAACCCTGAACCCATGAGACCCGACCATCCGCTACTGCAAATGCCCAATGTTTCTGTACTGCCGCATATTGGTTCCGCCACCGAAGAAACCCGTGCCGCCATGTCTGTCTTAGCAGCTAAAAATATTATTGCAGGTTTAAAAGGAGAACGAATTCCTTTTCCGGTAAATCCAGAAATCTATAAATGATTTCTGGTCACCTTACCCTTGACCAGAAATATACGTTTGATGGCCTTCCGCTGAAGAACAGTATCTCCCATATAATCCGGATTTAAGGAACGCAGTATAATCTGCTCTGGATCCTGATGTTCAAAAAGCAGTTTCACTGTGGTGATGTTGTTGGAAATTTCATCCGTCACCATCAGGTAGGCTTCTCCCCATTGAATGATCTCTCTGTTTTTAATCTCTTTGACGATAATGATTTCTCCATTGCTGAATTTAGGATACATACTGTCTCCGTAAACTGGGAGGTAAGCATCGCAGTCATTAAAAGGAAGGTAATTTACATAGTATTCCGGTGATTCCTGAAATACATTGAGTTCTCCTACGGTAATCTCCCCAAGGTTTACATTAAAATAAGGTACGCCCTCTTCTACCTGTGGTAGATGTTCATCCGAACCTGCCGACCTTAAAAACATCTCACCCATTCCTGTATTTAAATACCTCGGATTGATTTTATGGTAATCAATGAGGTCTTTCGATAATCTTTTCCCGATATTTCTTCTTCCGCTTTCTATAGAAGAACAATTCCCAATGTGTTTGGTAATCGGATGATAGAATTGTATCAGGGTCATTTGTTTTGCATAACGGATTTCCCTGAGCCTGGCGCCAGCTTGGTCGCTCTCTGAATAAATGTTTTTCCTCATAGCTTTAATTTTTATACACATTAATTTTTGTTACGATTAATTATACGTAAGATTGTGTTAATTATTTAGCTAATATAATATTTTAAAGTTTACAATTTGCACTATAAATTAATTAAATGTATTATGAGGAGAAGATATGATATGCTGGGAGTGCCTGGATTCAGGTACCTGGAAGACGAAGAATTAGAAAATCCACTTTTAGTGGTAGAAGAATTTTTTGAAGCAACTGAACTGGAATTGTTCAGGCAGGAACTCAGGCTATTTTTTGCGTTGGCCTTTAGTAATAAAGCTTATAAAACTGGTAAGTTATATGAACCTGCCAGGCAGGCCACGATTCATCAGCGCATCACGCGCCTTTTGGAAATGGCATGGCTGATCCTGAGCAACGATCGGATTGATTTGTCTATGAAAGCGGGAGATCCTTTGTTCCAGGTTTCCGGAATGTGGAGAAGGAAAGGTTTTATTGAAGTTGGAAAAAGAATGAAAGATGACAAAATGAAGTACTGCCGGGTATTAGAAGACGAAGAGATCAATAATGTGAAACTTGTATTTGAACAGCTCTTTCAATATCAATCCTTAGCTGCATGGCAGGATGAACTGGATATGCTGTTGTTCTATAGCCTTGGCGATATTCCTATGTCCGATGAATGTGAAAATGCTCAGGTATCCTTCCCGATGCTCGAACTCCTGGAGCGGCTATTGGAAACTGTTCATGTCATGTATGAACTTCGTATTAAAGGAGATGAAGGATGGAAAATACTGCCTGTAGATGTTGCTATTCAGAACAAGGACTATCGGTTTTTCCCACCCCATTTGATCATGAGTATTGTTCAGCAACATACGCTGATACCGGTTTAAGCGAACATTAATTGCTGAGGCTATAGGACAGTCTCAGCAATTAATATTTCTAAGGGTTTTAGAATCCGTAAGACAATCGGAATCCATGGTTGACTCTTTTATTGCCGTCATAAGCAAAGCCATAAGCGGCTCTAAAGATGAGGCGCTGCAGTCCGAAGTAAAACTCTGTATAGTTTCTTTTTAATGGCTGACTCAGGTAACTTACCCCCACCAGTTCTTCCAGTTTTAACTTACGAAGAATCGGTATTTTACTGCTGAACCTTCCGGAGAAGTTATGTTCAAAATGAGCCTCGAAATATTCGCGGTCTGTACTGAACAGATAAAAATCGAGGAATAGGAATTTCCTCATATTCGGCACGCTAAACAAAGAATTGTTACCGCTGAAATGTTTAAACTCCGGATAATACACCTGATTGTTATTTAGGAATTTACCAGCGCCAATCACAATGGAAGAGTAGCCCCATAGTCCAGAACTAATCCTGTTTTGAAAAATTTCAGCGGAGAGGAGGTCATAATCCACATCACTGCTCATGATACCCTTAATGCCTTTTTTATAAGATAAACTAAAGGTGGGATATTTCGATTCCAGGTAAATTTTACGGTCAGGCATCGTCATGTAATTTTGCCCAAATGTATATTTTAAAGAGGCATCAACACTGAACGATTCATAGGTAGGGAACAAGGGTGTCTCTGTTTCAGGGGTAAAAGGATTGTTGGATGTGAATTCCTCCTCCTTCAAATCTCTGATTTTAAAACTAGTGGTATTCACTAGGTTGTAGTTTTTGCTGTAATTTACTTTTAAGCTACCCATTAAACCATTGGCCAGCTCTCTCTCGGTTCCAATGTTAACAAATTCTTTCTTGTAAAATTTCGAGAAGTTGGTTTCAAAAAGAAGGGAGTTGAAGGAGTTTCCAATCAAACTCATACTTCCAAGATTGTTCAAATCGAAGATTCCGGATCCGCCACTGGCAGTAATACTGGCACGTTTAACCGCATCATAGTAATAGGTTCCACTAATTGATGCAGTGAGTTCTTTGTTGGATAAACCATAACGTACCTCTGGTCTGATTTGGTAATATTCACCATATTCCAGACGTTTTGTATACGTAATGCCATACCTCATCCCAAAACCTTCTACCGTATTGTAAAATAAAGCTGGTAGGATCGGATCAAACCTTAAGCTTTTCTTATCATAGCGATTATTAAGTGTGTAACCACCAATTAATAGCTTAAATGGACCGGGTTTATTATTTGCTTTTTCTACGGAATCCAGGTAATGTTTGGATGTTTTTAAGGCAGCCAGGCTATCTTTTCGAATGTAATCACGACTTTCGTCCTGCGTAAGCGGGATAGGTCTGTTATTTAACCAAAACAAAGAGTCTTTTTTATTGACTGCTTTCGTCACTTTTAAAATCTCTCCATTAAAGTAGTTTTTTGGGAATTTAGGATGCGTGTCATAGTTGCTGTATACACCTACATAATAACCTTCGAATTTAAAGCCAAATACATTCCCATTAAATTGGAAGTTGATATTAGAAGGCAGATAGGCCTGCTCGACCTTCAAAAATTGCTGGGAAATTTTTAAGGTGTCTATTAAATTGATGCCTGAACTTTTAGTCAGGTATACATCCGCATTCACTAAATGCCAATTGTCGTCAATGATGTAAATGATCCCATGGAAAACCGGATCATGGTCTCTTTTAGGGATGACCTCGATCTTGTTCACGGTTTTCCCGTTCTCTATCACTATACCTAATAATTTATATTTATAAAAAGATAGGGCATTATCGGCAATAGGGGATACAAAGCCGCGTGCGCTGAGTGTATTTTCCAGCAAAATATTCTGATAGAAATTAATGATCAGGTCTGAAGCTTTATTGAAACTGAAGGCATTATTTCTGCCAGCCACTTTAGAAGAAATCATCTCTTCATGTATTTTATCCGGCAGTTCGAAAGAGAATAAAGAAGTAGATTCTGATAAATAAAGGATTCCTTTTCTATTGGTATCTAGGTTCAGTGTCTTCTGGATGTCTCTGCCAAAGAATTTTTTTGGTGCACCTACAAGCTTTTGAACACCTTTAATGTAAACATCAGCGGTATAAGCCGGGACTTCCCTGAGGTGCTGTTTCCTTTTTTTGATGGCTTGCCTGATAATTTCGTAAGCAGGGTCCTCTGCATTTCCATCAATGGTGACGCCGGATAAGCTATAGGATTCCTGGGTTAAAATCACGTTTTCCAGGGTTTCCTCGCTAATGGTGATATTTTTCTCTACCGCCTTATAACCAATCGCTTTATAGACAATGGTAAAGCTGCCTTTATTTAAAGCAAGCGCATAAATACCATCCACATTTGCAGAAGTACCTTTTGTAGTGTTTTTAACATATACAGAAGCAAAAGGAACGACATCCCCATTTGTATCTTTAATATTCCCTTTTAATTTGTACTCCTGAGCAAATAGGGCGCTGGCTGCGATAAGTATCAGTAAAAGCGTAAGTTGGATTCTCTTCATAAATGGATTAATGCATAAATATCGGATATGTATTCCTAGTTAACAGCAAACTTTTGTTAAAGTTTGTTAATGGGTATTGCACAAGGTTGTTCAGGTAAGACGATATTTTTATAACTTTGGTTGCAACAAGCAAATAATAGTATGTATAAAACATTACAACCTGTTCTTCAACAAGAATTGGAGCAAATAGAAAAAGACGGTTTATTTAAACGTGAACGTGTGATTGTTACCCCACAAGGTGCAGATATCAAAATTAGTACTGGCCAGGAAGTGATCAACTTCTGTGCTAATAACTACTTAGGTTTATCTTCTGATCCACGTGTAACGGAGGCAGCCAAGAAAGCTATCGATAAATATGGCTACGGAATGTCTTCAGTACGTTTCATTTGTGGTACTCAGGATGTACATAAAGAGTTGGAAGAGAAATTATCTAAATTCTTAGGTACAGAAGATACCATTTTATATGCTGCGGCTTTTGATGCGAATGGTGGTGTTTTTGAACCTTTGCTAAATGATCAGGATGCCATCATCTCTGATGAATTGAACCACGCTTCTATTATTGACGGGGTACGTTTGTGTAAAGCAAAACGTTTCAGGTATAAAAATGCAGATATGGCTGATCTGGAAGCACAGTTAATTGCTGCTAAAGATGCAAGACACCGTATCATTGTTACTGATGGTGCTTTTTCTATGGACGGTGTGATCGCTCCATTGGATAAAATCTGTGATTTAGCAGATAAATATGAAGCATTGGTGATGATTGATGAATCACACTGTACAGGTTTTATTGGAAAAACTGGTCGTGGAACACACGAGCATTTTAACGTCATGGACAGAGTAGACATTATTACAGGTACTTTAGGTAAAGCTTTGGGTGGTGCATCTGGAGGTTTTACTGCTGGTAAAAAAGAAATTATTGACATGTTACGTCAGCGTTCACGTCCATATTTATTCTCTAACACTTTAGCTCCGGCAATTGCAGGTGCTTCTGTTGCAGTATTAGATATGTTGAGTGAAACGACTGATTTAAGAGATAAATTAGAAAGCAACACGGTTTATTTCCGTAAGAAAATGACTGAAGCTGGTTTCGATATTAAAGAAGGTGTTCACCCAATCGTTCCCGTGATGCTTTATGATGCAAAATTAGCACAGGAATTTGCTGCTAAAATGCTCGAAGAAGGTATTTATGTAGTTGGTTTCTACTATCCGGTAGTAGCGCAGGGCAAGGCGAGAATCCGCGTACAGCTTTCTGCTGCTCATGAGCAACACCATTTAGATAAAGCAATTGCAGCATTTACGAAAGTAGGTAAAGCACTTGGTGTGATCTAAAACATTAACGCTGAGTCCAATTTCTAGTCGGACATCACGTTCAAGTTGATTTTTGGACTCAGCGATTATAAAAATATTATATAAATAGCTGTATATTTGGCCTCATGTTACAAGAGAAGATAACACAATATACAGCTGAAATAAATGCGTTTTCTACGGATAACGCGGATGAGTTAGAGCAATTCCGAATCAAGTTCCTTGGTACAAAAGGAATCATCAAAGATATTTTCGATGAGTTTAAGGCGGTTTCACCTGAGGAAAAAAGAGTCCTGGGTAAAGTTTTAAATGAGTTTAAGCAATTAGCGGAAGCTAAATATCAAATGCTTAAAGATCAAACTGAAGTAGCCGATACGACTAAGGACCTGGGTTTAGACCTGACCTTACCTGGTGAAGGTTTTGAAATTGGTGCCCGTCATCCACTGGCATTGGTAAGAAGGGAGATTGTCGAAATTTTTAACAAATTAGGCTTTATTGTAGCTGAAGGTCCCGAGATTGAGGACGATTGGCATAACTTCTCTGCACTAAACTTTCCTGATGAGCATCCAGCACGTGATATGCAG
It contains:
- a CDS encoding aminopeptidase C codes for the protein MTKISMKPVLLAAGLLFSAGSGFAQDNLVNALSNNHSTDSKNSFTFTPVINAEATFVKNQQSSGTCWSYSTNSFLESEMIRAGKKPVDLADIFTARNVYVEKGINYVRMHGALTLGDGGACHDVINMFALYGAMPQSAYDGRNYGTATNKSDDMNKLTKAILDKAVNAPSGKFDPTWKAKYISTIDSCLGAVPEKFTFEGKEYTPKTFAKEVVGINPADYVELSSFTTAPYYTKAVLMVPDNWSYDQVYNVQMDDITKVIDNALKKGYTVAWATDVSEKGFSWKNGVAFVPEKDFEDMSKEERATMFNGPKPEKEITVEMRQAAFDNYQTTDDHGMQITGIAKDQNGKEYYIVKNSWGVTNDYKGYLYVSKNFVKYKTTAFLLNKKGLPSDIRKKLSL
- a CDS encoding S24 family peptidase, with translation MRKNIYSESDQAGARLREIRYAKQMTLIQFYHPITKHIGNCSSIESGRRNIGKRLSKDLIDYHKINPRYLNTGMGEMFLRSAGSDEHLPQVEEGVPYFNVNLGEITVGELNVFQESPEYYVNYLPFNDCDAYLPVYGDSMYPKFSNGEIIIVKEIKNREIIQWGEAYLMVTDEISNNITTVKLLFEHQDPEQIILRSLNPDYMGDTVLQRKAIKRIFLVKGKVTRNHL
- the trhO gene encoding oxygen-dependent tRNA uridine(34) hydroxylase TrhO, which translates into the protein MKKFQTILYYCYSPIANAEQFAATHLTFCKSLNLVGRIIVADEGLNGTISGTTENVAAYMAAIHADERFAKTEFKIDEVDEPSFIKMHCRYKDEIVHSGLKDPNIINPNQRTGKHLEPVEFQKMIKEEDVIILDVRSNYEHNLGRFKNAITLDIENFRDFPEQINELAKYKDKKVLTYCTGGIKCEKASALLLHHGFNDVYQLHGGIIKYGKEAGGEDFDGKCYVFDNRIAVDVNSVNPSIVSTCYSCGVVTPKMINCANPECNEHITQCDACGEELEGCCSVACTTHPRKRQYDGTGYYVKVPQLVNTASK
- a CDS encoding ligand-binding sensor domain-containing protein; the protein is MKNNQGKYLILYILFALISLAAKADDIKSIGVPYVQNYPKSLYLSGNQNWSISKGKNGILYFGNAQGLLTYDGKYWQQYKLPNRQIVRSVLADPSGIIYTGGFGELGYWSYKDDKLTYTSLTKLVPKTNPVKDEIWKICSDGKRVFFQSFSTIYIYENNKIKAINASKPFLFLHQVGKRFFVEVLSSGLFELKGDQLIPLKGSTPANSTDVLSILPYQEDKLLIGTSKDGLFLYDGQTFSPFNTPANNFLKTFQLNNGVKVLNKYYAYGTILNGLIIIDEQGNVVQQINKSSGLQNNTVLSLYADEDQNLWAGLDNGIDRVELNSPLYFYFDKTGQFGTVYSSLIYNNTIYLGTNQGLFYSPWKSGTQNTFNSFDFKLIPHSQGQVWELTVIDGQLICGHNNGTFNVTGNKLEKTSSANGGWTIKKLDDGQDCLIQGTYNGLVIYKKDARGLWRYHNKIANFDAPSRYVERDSKGDIWVSHAYKGLYKLTLSPDLSRVIATRTYDEKNGLPDDYNINIFKIENNLVFSSDKGFYIYDDISNRFKNYSELNKELKGFATANKIINAGKAKYWFINRGKMALVNLTESGKLSIDSNRFNILDGRMVQYYENISKISDNIYLISVDDGFVIYNGNNNSANLNKQNLPAVLIRKIEDITDTYQVLSEIGNAASKMQIPYSRNNIRISYALPYYRQAKIKFQYFLEGYSNQWSEWSTASQKDFTNLSQGNYTFRVRAQINDQVLPEETTFEFQVLPPFYASNWAIAFYGLCGIALFIAAKRLYELKLKRDQEAIEKKIQAEKEIFLKKEAEANERQIIKLQTEKLQIELAGKNRELANSAMSLVYKNELLQKLSQEIAKLKDGQGKPLSEDQSRKIQKVIDEGMNDERDWHLFEGSFNEAHENFFKKLKGNHPDLVPNDLKLCAYLHMNMSSKEMASLLNISLRGVEIRRYRLRKKLEIPHDKNLVEFLMEL
- the kbl gene encoding glycine C-acetyltransferase, translating into MYKTLQPVLQQELEQIEKDGLFKRERVIVTPQGADIKISTGQEVINFCANNYLGLSSDPRVTEAAKKAIDKYGYGMSSVRFICGTQDVHKELEEKLSKFLGTEDTILYAAAFDANGGVFEPLLNDQDAIISDELNHASIIDGVRLCKAKRFRYKNADMADLEAQLIAAKDARHRIIVTDGAFSMDGVIAPLDKICDLADKYEALVMIDESHCTGFIGKTGRGTHEHFNVMDRVDIITGTLGKALGGASGGFTAGKKEIIDMLRQRSRPYLFSNTLAPAIAGASVAVLDMLSETTDLRDKLESNTVYFRKKMTEAGFDIKEGVHPIVPVMLYDAKLAQEFAAKMLEEGIYVVGFYYPVVAQGKARIRVQLSAAHEQHHLDKAIAAFTKVGKALGVI
- a CDS encoding 2-hydroxyacid dehydrogenase — protein: MKVFITRVIPEEGRQLLEEGGIEIQEWKEKRALTREELIAYCKQSDALLSVSTKLDAAFLQACSHLKVIALHSVGFDHVAIDTATSLNIPIGNTPGVLSAATADTAFLLMLATSRKAFYLHKTIERGEWGFFDPTANLGIELRGKTLGVFGLGKIGLEMARCCKAAFGMKIIYHNRSRNESAEQELGAEWVSFENLLQQSDVITVHTALTEETAGKFDWAAFSLMKPSAIFINTARGAIHQEEDLLKALVERKIWGAGLDVTNPEPMRPDHPLLQMPNVSVLPHIGSATEETRAAMSVLAAKNIIAGLKGERIPFPVNPEIYK
- a CDS encoding DUF5686 and carboxypeptidase regulatory-like domain-containing protein — translated: MKRIQLTLLLILIAASALFAQEYKLKGNIKDTNGDVVPFASVYVKNTTKGTSANVDGIYALALNKGSFTIVYKAIGYKAVEKNITISEETLENVILTQESYSLSGVTIDGNAEDPAYEIIRQAIKKRKQHLREVPAYTADVYIKGVQKLVGAPKKFFGRDIQKTLNLDTNRKGILYLSESTSLFSFELPDKIHEEMISSKVAGRNNAFSFNKASDLIINFYQNILLENTLSARGFVSPIADNALSFYKYKLLGIVIENGKTVNKIEVIPKRDHDPVFHGIIYIIDDNWHLVNADVYLTKSSGINLIDTLKISQQFLKVEQAYLPSNINFQFNGNVFGFKFEGYYVGVYSNYDTHPKFPKNYFNGEILKVTKAVNKKDSLFWLNNRPIPLTQDESRDYIRKDSLAALKTSKHYLDSVEKANNKPGPFKLLIGGYTLNNRYDKKSLRFDPILPALFYNTVEGFGMRYGITYTKRLEYGEYYQIRPEVRYGLSNKELTASISGTYYYDAVKRASITASGGSGIFDLNNLGSMSLIGNSFNSLLFETNFSKFYKKEFVNIGTERELANGLMGSLKVNYSKNYNLVNTTSFKIRDLKEEEFTSNNPFTPETETPLFPTYESFSVDASLKYTFGQNYMTMPDRKIYLESKYPTFSLSYKKGIKGIMSSDVDYDLLSAEIFQNRISSGLWGYSSIVIGAGKFLNNNQVYYPEFKHFSGNNSLFSVPNMRKFLFLDFYLFSTDREYFEAHFEHNFSGRFSSKIPILRKLKLEELVGVSYLSQPLKRNYTEFYFGLQRLIFRAAYGFAYDGNKRVNHGFRLSYGF
- a CDS encoding SDR family oxidoreductase, yielding MDISLKGKYALICGSTQGIGLATAKVLAGLGANCILMARNEDGLKAAVAELSQNGQQQHSYAIADFSQKQQLSDAIHKITSSHPVAVLINNTGGPKAGPITKASPEDFESAFQQHLVGNHLLAAAVLPGMKKLGYGRIINIISTSIKTPLPNLGVSNTIRAAVASWAKTLSNEVGIYQITVNNILPGLTDTARLGSLIESTAASQETSVENVQKSMISSIPMARFGQAEEIANVVAFLASPAASYVTGTSIRVDGGRTPAI